The following are from one region of the Fusarium keratoplasticum isolate Fu6.1 chromosome 4, whole genome shotgun sequence genome:
- a CDS encoding Peptidase-S8 domain-containing protein, producing the protein MKSSILLQAFFAASAVVNAHRLPGPAPDPNATGRVRTGGTQKFIVEVEPHRGLSTLSHKFLSKAGPGKPVYKEFECSDVFSGMVIETDSDNVDSLRQMEGVVNVWAARTMQRPRVEKSTYGPSKLRKNYTVHYSTGVDKLHAAGIRGKGATVAIIDTGIDYTHKALGGCFGPGCKIRGGYDLVGADWDTHNQKKYPKVPDTDPMDYEGHGTHVAGIIAADNEWLTGVAPEAELLIYKVFSDDPWETDEETIMQALCDAYSAGADIITSSIGKPNGWSDNPWAVLASRLVDKGIVVVASAGNEGEIGPFYASSGATGHGVLAVAAANVSTQPNSNRSGDDYGPVPVYFTTWGPTNELLIKPDITAPGFTIVSTVLDQSYDELSGTSMAAPYIAGLAALYIGEYGGREFHGAGFAKMLHDRIASSGSSLPFVNNRLIPKFRASPFQVGTGLVDAWKVLHYDTQLDYEPFALRDTELFKPRWTFNITNNDKKGHRYTFKLEPQAGFNILDRDYGIALLYAVEPRNIVPPVRLPHAVFVEPGETRELSVSFALPDVDDDYLPLYSGKVCITSDHGEKLSIPYGGAAYDTEKAFDNMFIREPFITDMDRDWAWSFNIDKNPNDFVELGARLSYACDNLRWDIFERDWSESFWHYPPVVGERGYVGSATTMRDAEQFWFYDPDVNDPDDTVAFPLRREPRGFRIFWWFGKLANGTRIAPGNYTMRFAALRPYGNPNISDHWDIMYREVDNIQVLPYNGTSNSTQIYRRPRR; encoded by the exons ATGAAGTCTTCTATCCTGCTGCAGGCGTTCTTTGCCGCCTCAGCTGTTGTCAATGCCCACAGACTTCCGGGACCTGCCCCTGACCCCAATGCAACCGGCCGAGTGAGGACTGGTGGAACTCAGAAATTCATCGTTGAAGTTGAACCG CATCGAGGCCTCTCCACATTGTCGCACAAATTTCTCTCGAAAGCTGGCCCCGGGAAGCCTGTTTACAAAGAGTTCGAGTGTAGCGATGTCTTTAGTGGTATGGTCATCGAGACTGATTCTGACAATGTCGACTCTCTGCGCCAGATGGAGGGGGTTGTGAACGTGTGGGCTGCCCGTACGATGCAAAGACCCCGAGTCGAGAAGTCAACCTATGGGCCGTCCAAACTCAGGAAAAACTACACGGTCCATTATTCAACGGGTGTCGATAAACTCCATGCTGCTGGCATACGAGGCAAAGGTGCCACTGTCGCGATAATCGACACTGGCATCGACTACACACACAAAGCG CTTGGAGGTTGTTTTGGCCCTGGATGCAAGATCAGGGGAGGCTATGACTTGGTCGGAGCTGATT GGGACACTCATAACCAGAAGAAGTATCCGAAGGTGCCCGACACCGATCCCATGGACTATGAAGGTCATGGAACTCACGTGGCTGGCATCATCGCTGCTGACAATGAGTG GCTCACTGGAGTTGCCCCTGAGGCTGAGCTTCTCATCTACAAAGTCTTCTCTGAC GACCCCTGGGAGACCGATGAGGAGACAATCATGCAGGCTTTGTGTGACGCATACAGTGCTGGC GCCGATATTATTACTTCAAGCATTGGAAAGCCCAACGGCTGGAGTGACAACCCATGGGCTGTGCTGGCAAGCCGGCTTGTGGACAAGGGCATTGTCGTGGTAGCCTCAGCTGGAAACGAAGGAGAGATTGGCCCTTTTTACGCTAGCAGCGGCGCTACGGGTCATGGTGTTCTCGCCGTTGCAGCTGCTAATGTTTCAACTCAGCCAAACAGCAACCGAAGTGGTGACGACTATGGGCCAGTACCTGTCTACTTTACGACATGGGGACCGACCAAtgagcttctcatcaagcCTGACATTACTGCCCCGGGCTTCACGATTGTGAGCACAGTGTTGGACCAAAGCTATGATGAGTTGAGTGGAACATCCATGGCGGCACCATACATCGCCGGACTTGCGGCCTTGTACATCGGAGAGTATGGCGGCCGTGAGTTTCATGGAGCAGGCTTCGCCAAGATGCTCCATGATCGCATTGCTTCGAGTGGAAGTAGCCTCCCTTTCGTCAACAACCGTCTGATCCCTAAGTTCAGGGCATCGCCATTCCAAGTCGGCACCGGACTGGTTGATGCGTGGAAGGTTCTGCACTACGACACCCAACTTGATTATGAACCATTTGCACTCAGGGATACTGAACTGTTCAAACCCCGATGGACCTTCAACATTaccaacaacgacaagaaGGGACACAGGTACACGTTCAAACTGGAGCCACAAGCTGGATTCAACATTCTTGACAGAGACTATGGGATTGCGCTTCTCTATGCTGTCGAGCCTCGCAATATTGTGCCGCCAGTGAGACTTCCTCATGCGGTCTTTGTCGAACCTGGCGAGACGAGAGAGTTGAG TGTATCTTTTGCGCTCCCTGACGTCGACGATGATTACCTTCCCCTGTATAGCGGAAAAGTCTGCATTACGTCTGATCACGGAGAGAAGCTGTCTATTCCATATGGAG GGGCGGCATACGACACTGAAAAGGCCTTTGATAACATGTTCATCAGAGAACCCTTCATTACAGACATGGATCGAGACTGGGC ATGGTCATTCAACATTGACAAGAACCCGAATGATTTTGTCGAGCTGGGAGCCAGGCTCTCATACGCCTGCGACAACCTTCGCTGGGAT ATATTTGAAAGGGATTGGTCAGAGTCTTTCTGGCACTATCCACCGGTGGTTGGCGAGCGTGGATATGTCGGTTCCGCGACGACGATGCGCGACGCTGAGCAGTTCTGGTTCTATGACCCTGATGTCAACGACCCAGATGACACAGTCGCGTTTCCTCTACGACGCGAGCCTCGAGGATTTCGTATCTTCTGGTGGTTTGGTAAGCTCGCTAACGGGACACGCATTGCCCCTGGAAACTATAC GATGCGGTTCGCGGCTCTGAGACCATACGGAAACCCCAACATCTCGGACCACTGGGACATCATGTATAGAGAGGTGGATAACATACAGGTGCTGCCATACAATGGCACGAGCAACTCAACCCAGATCTACCGACGACCCAGACGCTGA